Proteins from a genomic interval of Thunnus maccoyii chromosome 1, fThuMac1.1, whole genome shotgun sequence:
- the tjp1a gene encoding tight junction protein ZO-1 isoform X13: MKYQKYITVMQMAMGVTASNKDCLPTKRQLWVTPPDGETSPSGAPGCSDEPLGATGGAGAMAMSATSTLLLPVSQGKPSLRRIKGRIHRSKSLDSIDLLDSNSAAMEETVIWEQHTVTLHRAPGFGFGIAISGGRDNPHFQSGETSIVISDVLKGGPAEGLLQENDRVVMVNAVSMDNVEHAYAVQQLRKSGKNAKITIRRKRKVQIPVSRPGDRETMSEHEEEDSDEDDGYEHHSGRGGQSAYGGASGGTGPGRRHERERSNSSRRDHSASRERSISPRSDRRSQASSAPPRPSKVTLVKSRKNEEYGLRLASHIFVKDISPESLAARDGNIQEGDVVLKINGTVTENLSLIDAKKLIERSKGKLKMVVQRDERATLLNIPDLDDSIPSANNSDRDDISEIHSLTSDHSNRSHGRGSRSRSPDKSEPSDHLRHSPRQISNGSHRSRDEDRLSKPGAISTPVKSSDDGVLSQASDQASSRDDKLLPPLPEPKPVYAQPGQPDVDLPVSPSDAPVPSAGHDDSILRPSMKLVKFKKGESVGLRLAGGNDVGIFVAGVLEDSPAAKEGLEEGDQILRVNNVDFANIIREEAVLFLLDLPRGEEVTILAQKKKDVYRRIVESDVGDSFYIRTHFEYEKESPYGLSFNKGEVFRVVDTLYNGKLGSWLAIRIGKNHQEVERGIIPNKNRAEQLSSVQYTLPKTPGGDRADFWRFRGLRSSKRNLRKSREDLSAQPVQTKFPAYERVVLREAGFLRPVVIFGPIADVAREKLAREEPDVFELAKSEPRDAGTDQKSSGIIRLHTIKQIIDRDKHAVLDITPNAVDRLNYAQWYPIVVFLNPDTKQGVKNMRTRLCAESRKSARKLYERALKLRKNNHHLFTTTINLNSMNDGWFGALKEIIQQQQNQLVWVSEGKADGAAEDDLDIHDDRLSYLSAPGSEYSMYSTDSRHTSDYEDTDTEGGAYTDQELDETLNDDVGPPTEPAITRSSEPVREDPPVIQDPPGYAGYQHTVQPDPLNRIDPAGFKAPAQQQKAEAAAVPSIPQQHEPLAETVPPAVDVTVKTVGGLSPDEAPASPQSQPSPIPEAGSLRRPTPELAPQSITPEPLQSGLASSEPKMFQKDPYSTDNTGRIGHSMKPVTYNPQQGYHADQQPYRDYDHPPSRYDVSSSGVSSGGGYPEPKYRNFDSHAPYENSVPHYDQQQWNPYNQPLSTANSQGFDPRLPYGDGPESQYTPPLRYDEPPPQQGFDGRPRYGKPTGPAPVRYDDPPPPAPAHDLHYDQDSHLTTYPPAARSPDPAAQRPAYNQGPAPQQKGFKPQQYDPAPVNSETSPTPPPKAEAPSPSPTDALKPVAAREEQQEDDPAMRPQSVLTRVKMFENKRSVSMDRARDAGDSSGNRAADLPLKAGGVIPKANSLSNLDQEKTFRAPEPQKPQSKVADDIVRSNHYDPDEDEDFYRKQLSYFDRLQAGPNKPQPQAQTTHSYPRSESVEKPSPVEKRYEPVSQVTPSLPPATLPKPSPEAKPPAREDTVQTNFLPHKSFPEKSPVNGTSEQPPKTVTSTGAPPASSYNRYVPKPYTTSARPFERKFDSPKFNHNLLPNDKPEIAPKGRTSPVKPQIPPQPQNTDPDSGLDTFTRTMDHRSKYQHNNINAVPKAIPVSPSALDDDDDEDEGHTVVATARGIFNSNGGVLSSIETGVSIIIPQGAIPDGVEQEIYFKVCRDNSILPPLDKEKGETLLSPLVMCGPHGLKFLKPVELRLPHCDPKSWQNKSLPGDPNYLVGANCVSVLIDHF, translated from the exons CCTCATTTCCAAAGTGGAGAGACATCCATCGTGATATCTGATGTTTTGAAAGGAGGTCCTGCGGAGGGACTGCTGCA AGAAAATGATCGAGTGGTGATGGTCAACGCAGTCTCTATGGACAACGTAGAGCATGCGTACGCTGTGCAGCAACTCCGCAAGAgtggaaaaaatgcaaagata ACTATCCGTAGGAAAAGGAAAGTGCAGATCCCTGTTTCTCGGCCAGGGGACAGAGAAACAATGTCAGAGCACGAGGAAGAGGATAGTGATGAGGATGATGGCTATGAGCACCACAGCGGTCGTGGTGGCCAAAGTGCCTATGGAGGAGCAAGCGGAGGCACGGGCCCTGGCAGGCGTCACGAGCGTGAACgtagcaacagcagcagacgGGATCACAGTGCCTCGCGGGAGAGGAGCATCTCACCACGCTCCGATCGCCGATCACAAGCCTCTTCTGCTCCACCCAGGCCTTCTAAGGTCACCCTTGTCAAGTCCCGCAAAAATGAAG AATATGGACTGCGTTTGGCCAGCCATATCTTTGTAAAGGATATCTCTCCTGAGAGCCTTGCTGCCAGAGATGGAAACATCCAGGAGGGAGATGTTGTACTGAag ATCAATGGCACAGTTACAGAGAACCTATCACTGATAGATGCCAAGAAGCTGATTGAGAGGTCAAAGGGCAAGTTGAAGATGGTGGtgcagagagatgagagagccACGCTGCTCAACATTCCTGACCTTGATGACAGCATCCCATCAGCCAATAACTCCGACAGAGATG ACATTTCAGAAATACATTCACTGACATCAGACCATTCCAATCGATCCCACGGGCGAGGCAGTCGATCACGTTCGCCTGACAAGTCTGAGCCATCGGACCATCTCCGTCACTCACCTCGGCAGATCAGTAATGGCAG cCACCGAAGTCGAGATGAGGATCGTCTGTCCAAACCAGGGGCCATATCTACACCAGTCAAAAGCTCTGATGATGGTGTCTTGTCACAGGCCAGTGACCAAGCCAGCTCCAGAGATGACAAACTGTTACCTCCGCTGCCTG AACCAAAGCCAGTTTATGCACAGCCTGGTCAGCCTGATGTGGACCTGCCTGTCAGCCCCTCTGATGCCCCTGTACCCAGCGCCGGTCATGACGACAGCATTCTCAG GCCAAGTATGAAGCTGGTCAAGTTCAAGAAGGGAGAGAGTGTCGGTCTGCGGTTAGCCGGAGGGAACGACGTGGGAATTTTTGTGGCAGGAGTTTTGGAGGACAGTCCTGCAGCCAAGGAGGGGCTGGAGGAGGGAGACCAGATTCTCAGG GTGAACAATGTGGACTTTGCTAACATCATTAGGGAGGAGGCTGTGCTGTTTCTGCTGGATCTTCCAAGAGGAGAGGAAGTTACAATCCTGGCTCAGAAGAAGAAGGATG TATATCGGAGGATAGTGGAATCGGATGTGGGCGACTCCTTCTACATCCGCACACATTTCGAATATGAAAAAGAGTCACCGTACGGGCTGAGCTTTAACAAAGGCGAGGTGTTCCGTGTGGTAGATACTCTGTACAACGGCAAACTAGGCTCCTGGCTCGCGATTCGTATCGGCAAGAACCATCAGGAAGTGGAAAGGGGCATCATCCCCAACAAGAACAG GGCTGAGCAGCTTTCCAGTGTGCAGTACACCCTTCCCAAAACCCCAGGGGGCGATAGAGCAGATTTCTGGCGATTCCGTGGATTGCGAAGCTCCAAGAGGAATTTGCGGAAGAGCAGGGAGGACCTGTCAGCCCAGCCGGTTCAGACCAAGTTCCCTGCCTACGAGAGGGTGGTGCTGAGGGAAG CTGGGTTCCTGAGGCCTGTGGTCATCTTTGGGCCAATAGCAGATGTGGCCAGAGAGAAACTGGCTAGGGAGGAGCCTGATGTTTTTGAACTAGCAA AGAGTGAACCAAGGGATGCGGGAACTGACCAGAAAAGCTCCGGCATCATTCGCCTGCATACCATTAAACAGATCATTGACCGG GACAAACATGCAGTGCTGGACATCACCCCTAATGCAGTGGACCGTCTGAACTACGCCCAGTGGTATCCAATTGTGGTGTTTCTCAACCCAGACACGAAGCAGGGTGTCAAGAACATGAGGACCCGACTCTGCGCCGAGTCTCGGAAGAGCGCCAGGAAGCTTTATGAACGTGCCCTCAAATTAAGGAAGAACAACCACCACCTCTTCACTA CAACCATTAACTTGAACAGCATGAATGATGGTTGGTTTGGAGCACTGAAGGAGAtaatccagcagcagcagaaccagCTGGTGTGGGTTTCAGAGGGCAAG GCTGACGGGGCAGCTGAGGATGACCTGGACATCCATGACGACCGTCTGTCCTACCTGTCGGCACCGGGCAGTGAGTATTCCATGTACAGCACCGACAGCCGCCACACCTCCGACTACGAGGACACGGACACGGAGGGTGGAGCCTACACCGACCAGGAGCTGGACGAAACACTGAATGATGATGTGGGTCCACCTACGGAGCCTGCCATCACCCGCTCCTCAGAGCCTGTCCGTGAGGACCCGCCTGTCATCCAGGACCCCCCTGGCTACGCTGGCTACCAGCACACAGTGCAGCCGGACCCGCTGAACCGCATCGACCCGGCTGGGTTCAAGGCACCAGCGCAGCAGCAG AAAGCAGAGGCCGCTGCCGTCCCTAGCATCCCCCAGCAGCATGAGCCCCTGGCTGAGACAGTGCCCCCTGCTGTCGACGTTACTGTAAAAACTGTAGGGGGTCTGAGCCCTGACGAGGCTCCTGCATCTCCCCAAAGCCAGCCAAGCCCCATCCCAGAGGCTGGTTCACTTAGGAGGCCCACCCCTGAGCTAGCCCCACAGAGCATCACACCAGAACCTCTACAGTCTGGACTGGCCAGTTCAGAACCAAAG ATGTTTCAGAAGGATCCATACAGCACAGACAACACAGGGAGAATTGGTCACAGCATGAAGCCTGTGACTTACAACCCTCAGCAGGGATATCACGCTGACCAGCAGCCATACAGAGATTACGACCACCCACCTAGTCGGTATGATGTCAGCAGCAGTGGAGTCAGCAGCGGAGGTGGTTACCCAGAACCAAAGTACCGTAACTTTGACTCTCATGCACCCTACGAGAACAGTGTGCCTCACTACGACCAGCAGCAGTGGAACCCCTACAACCAGCCACTCTCCACTGCCAACTCCCAGGGCTTCGATCCCCGTTTGCCATACGGTGATGGCCCTGAGTCCCAGTACACCCCTCCGCTCCGCTACGACGAGCCTCCACCTCAGCAGGGATTCGACGGACGGCCTCGCTACGGTAAACCAACAGGTCCAGCGCCTGTCCGTTACGATGATCCCCCACCTCCTGCTCCAGCGCATGATCTGCACTACGACCAGGATTCTCACCTGACCACGTACCCCCCAGCTGCCCGCTCCCCAGACCCCGCTGCCCAGCGGCCTGCCTATAACCAGGGACCAGCACCGCAGCAAAAAGGCTTCAAACCTCAGCAGTATGACCCTGCTCCTGTGAACTCTGAAACCAGCCCCACCCCACCTCCCAAAGCAGAGGCCCCCTCACCTTCTCCCACGGATGCTCTAAAGCCTGTCGCTGCCAGAGAAGAGCAACAGGAGGACGACCCCGCCATGCGGCCACAGTCTGTCCTGACGAGGGTCAAGATGTTTGAGAACAAACGCTCCGTGTCCATGGACCGAGCCAGAGATGCAGGGGATTCATCTGGGAACAGG GCTGCTGATTTACCCTTGAAAGCAGGAGGAGTAATCCCCAAAGCTAATTCTCTGAGCAACCTGGATCAAGAGAAAACCTTTAG AGCCCCAGAGCCTCAGAAGCCTCAGTCCAAAGTAGCTGATGACATTGTGCGTTCCAACCATTATGACCCTGATGAGGACGAGGACTTCTACAGGAAACAGCTCTCTTACTTCGACAGGCTCCAGGCTGGCCCCAACAAACCCCAACCACAAGCACAAACAACCCACAGCTACCCCAG gtcagagtctGTGGAGAAACCAAGTCCAGTGGAGAAAAGATATGAGCCAGTTTCCCAGGTGACGCCTTCTCTGCCACCAGCCACACTGCCCAAACCCTCACCTGAAG CCAAGCCTCCCGCCCGAGAGGACACAGTTCAGACCAATTTCCTGCCTCACAAAAGTTTCCCTGAGAAGTCTCCGGTTAATGGCACTAGTGAACAGCCTCCAAAAACTGTCACTAGCACCGGGGCTCCACCAGCATCCAGCTACAACCGCTATGTGCCCAAGCCCTACACCACCTCTGCCAGGCCTTTTGAGCGCAAGTTCGACAGCCCTAAATTCAACCACAACCTTCTGCCCAATGACAAACCAGAGATCGCTCCAAAG GGTCGTACCAGCCCGGTGAAGCCTCAGATACCCCCACAGCCCCAGAACACAGACCCCGACAGCGGCCTGGACACTTTCACACGCACTATGGACCACCGCTCCAAATACCAGCACAATAACATCAACGCTGTGCCCAAGGCCATCCCTGTGAG CCCCAGTGCCCTGGACGATgacgatgatgaagatgagggcCACACAGTGGTTGCAACCGCTCGGGGTATCTTCAACAGTAACGGTGGCGTCCTGAGCTCCATTGAGACAGGCGTTAGCATCATTATCCCACAGGGAGCCATCCCTGACGGCGTGGAGCAGGAGATCTACTTCAAGGTCTGCCGAGACAACAGCATCCTGCCGCCACTCGACAAGGAGAAAG GAGAGACCCTGCTCAGCCCGCTGGTGATGTGTGGACCTCATGGCCTCAAGTTTTTGAAGCCTGTGGAGCTACGCTTACCTCACT GTGACCCAAAAAGTTGGCAGAACAAGTCTCTCCCCGGCGACCCCAACTACCTGGTGGGAGCcaactgtgtttctgtgctcaTCGACCACTTTTAA
- the tjp1a gene encoding tight junction protein ZO-1 isoform X9: protein MKYQKYITVMQMAMGVTASNKDCLPTKRQLWVTPPDGETSPSGAPGCSDEPLGATGGAGAMAMSATSTLLLPVSQGKPSLRRIKGRIHRSKSLDSIDLLDSNSAAMEETVIWEQHTVTLHRAPGFGFGIAISGGRDNPHFQSGETSIVISDVLKGGPAEGLLQENDRVVMVNAVSMDNVEHAYAVQQLRKSGKNAKITIRRKRKVQIPVSRPGDRETMSEHEEEDSDEDDGYEHHSGRGGQSAYGGASGGTGPGRRHERERSNSSRRDHSASRERSISPRSDRRSQASSAPPRPSKVTLVKSRKNEEYGLRLASHIFVKDISPESLAARDGNIQEGDVVLKINGTVTENLSLIDAKKLIERSKGKLKMVVQRDERATLLNIPDLDDSIPSANNSDRDDISEIHSLTSDHSNRSHGRGSRSRSPDKSEPSDHLRHSPRQISNGSHRSRDEDRLSKPGAISTPVKSSDDGVLSQASDQASSRDDKLLPPLPEPKPVYAQPGQPDVDLPVSPSDAPVPSAGHDDSILRPSMKLVKFKKGESVGLRLAGGNDVGIFVAGVLEDSPAAKEGLEEGDQILRVNNVDFANIIREEAVLFLLDLPRGEEVTILAQKKKDVYRRIVESDVGDSFYIRTHFEYEKESPYGLSFNKGEVFRVVDTLYNGKLGSWLAIRIGKNHQEVERGIIPNKNRAEQLSSVQYTLPKTPGGDRADFWRFRGLRSSKRNLRKSREDLSAQPVQTKFPAYERVVLREAGFLRPVVIFGPIADVAREKLAREEPDVFELAKSEPRDAGTDQKSSGIIRLHTIKQIIDRDKHAVLDITPNAVDRLNYAQWYPIVVFLNPDTKQGVKNMRTRLCAESRKSARKLYERALKLRKNNHHLFTTTINLNSMNDGWFGALKEIIQQQQNQLVWVSEGKADGAAEDDLDIHDDRLSYLSAPGSEYSMYSTDSRHTSDYEDTDTEGGAYTDQELDETLNDDVGPPTEPAITRSSEPVREDPPVIQDPPGYAGYQHTVQPDPLNRIDPAGFKAPAQQQMFQKDPYSTDNTGRIGHSMKPVTYNPQQGYHADQQPYRDYDHPPSRYDVSSSGVSSGGGYPEPKYRNFDSHAPYENSVPHYDQQQWNPYNQPLSTANSQGFDPRLPYGDGPESQYTPPLRYDEPPPQQGFDGRPRYGKPTGPAPVRYDDPPPPAPAHDLHYDQDSHLTTYPPAARSPDPAAQRPAYNQGPAPQQKGFKPQQYDPAPVNSETSPTPPPKAEAPSPSPTDALKPVAAREEQQEDDPAMRPQSVLTRVKMFENKRSVSMDRARDAGDSSGNRAADLPLKAGGVIPKANSLSNLDQEKTFRAPEPQKPQSKVADDIVRSNHYDPDEDEDFYRKQLSYFDRLQAGPNKPQPQAQTTHSYPRSESVEKPSPVEKRYEPVSQVTPSLPPATLPKPSPEAKPPAREDTVQTNFLPHKSFPEKSPVNGTSEQPPKTVTSTGAPPASSYNRYVPKPYTTSARPFERKFDSPKFNHNLLPNDKPEIAPKGRTSPVKPQIPPQPQNTDPDSGLDTFTRTMDHRSKYQHNNINAVPKAIPVSPSALDDDDDEDEGHTVVATARGIFNSNGGVLSSIETGVSIIIPQGAIPDGVEQEIYFKVCRDNSILPPLDKEKGETLLSPLVMCGPHGLKFLKPVELRLPHCASMTPDGWSFALKSSDSSSGDPKSWQNKSLPGDPNYLVGANCVSVLIDHF from the exons CCTCATTTCCAAAGTGGAGAGACATCCATCGTGATATCTGATGTTTTGAAAGGAGGTCCTGCGGAGGGACTGCTGCA AGAAAATGATCGAGTGGTGATGGTCAACGCAGTCTCTATGGACAACGTAGAGCATGCGTACGCTGTGCAGCAACTCCGCAAGAgtggaaaaaatgcaaagata ACTATCCGTAGGAAAAGGAAAGTGCAGATCCCTGTTTCTCGGCCAGGGGACAGAGAAACAATGTCAGAGCACGAGGAAGAGGATAGTGATGAGGATGATGGCTATGAGCACCACAGCGGTCGTGGTGGCCAAAGTGCCTATGGAGGAGCAAGCGGAGGCACGGGCCCTGGCAGGCGTCACGAGCGTGAACgtagcaacagcagcagacgGGATCACAGTGCCTCGCGGGAGAGGAGCATCTCACCACGCTCCGATCGCCGATCACAAGCCTCTTCTGCTCCACCCAGGCCTTCTAAGGTCACCCTTGTCAAGTCCCGCAAAAATGAAG AATATGGACTGCGTTTGGCCAGCCATATCTTTGTAAAGGATATCTCTCCTGAGAGCCTTGCTGCCAGAGATGGAAACATCCAGGAGGGAGATGTTGTACTGAag ATCAATGGCACAGTTACAGAGAACCTATCACTGATAGATGCCAAGAAGCTGATTGAGAGGTCAAAGGGCAAGTTGAAGATGGTGGtgcagagagatgagagagccACGCTGCTCAACATTCCTGACCTTGATGACAGCATCCCATCAGCCAATAACTCCGACAGAGATG ACATTTCAGAAATACATTCACTGACATCAGACCATTCCAATCGATCCCACGGGCGAGGCAGTCGATCACGTTCGCCTGACAAGTCTGAGCCATCGGACCATCTCCGTCACTCACCTCGGCAGATCAGTAATGGCAG cCACCGAAGTCGAGATGAGGATCGTCTGTCCAAACCAGGGGCCATATCTACACCAGTCAAAAGCTCTGATGATGGTGTCTTGTCACAGGCCAGTGACCAAGCCAGCTCCAGAGATGACAAACTGTTACCTCCGCTGCCTG AACCAAAGCCAGTTTATGCACAGCCTGGTCAGCCTGATGTGGACCTGCCTGTCAGCCCCTCTGATGCCCCTGTACCCAGCGCCGGTCATGACGACAGCATTCTCAG GCCAAGTATGAAGCTGGTCAAGTTCAAGAAGGGAGAGAGTGTCGGTCTGCGGTTAGCCGGAGGGAACGACGTGGGAATTTTTGTGGCAGGAGTTTTGGAGGACAGTCCTGCAGCCAAGGAGGGGCTGGAGGAGGGAGACCAGATTCTCAGG GTGAACAATGTGGACTTTGCTAACATCATTAGGGAGGAGGCTGTGCTGTTTCTGCTGGATCTTCCAAGAGGAGAGGAAGTTACAATCCTGGCTCAGAAGAAGAAGGATG TATATCGGAGGATAGTGGAATCGGATGTGGGCGACTCCTTCTACATCCGCACACATTTCGAATATGAAAAAGAGTCACCGTACGGGCTGAGCTTTAACAAAGGCGAGGTGTTCCGTGTGGTAGATACTCTGTACAACGGCAAACTAGGCTCCTGGCTCGCGATTCGTATCGGCAAGAACCATCAGGAAGTGGAAAGGGGCATCATCCCCAACAAGAACAG GGCTGAGCAGCTTTCCAGTGTGCAGTACACCCTTCCCAAAACCCCAGGGGGCGATAGAGCAGATTTCTGGCGATTCCGTGGATTGCGAAGCTCCAAGAGGAATTTGCGGAAGAGCAGGGAGGACCTGTCAGCCCAGCCGGTTCAGACCAAGTTCCCTGCCTACGAGAGGGTGGTGCTGAGGGAAG CTGGGTTCCTGAGGCCTGTGGTCATCTTTGGGCCAATAGCAGATGTGGCCAGAGAGAAACTGGCTAGGGAGGAGCCTGATGTTTTTGAACTAGCAA AGAGTGAACCAAGGGATGCGGGAACTGACCAGAAAAGCTCCGGCATCATTCGCCTGCATACCATTAAACAGATCATTGACCGG GACAAACATGCAGTGCTGGACATCACCCCTAATGCAGTGGACCGTCTGAACTACGCCCAGTGGTATCCAATTGTGGTGTTTCTCAACCCAGACACGAAGCAGGGTGTCAAGAACATGAGGACCCGACTCTGCGCCGAGTCTCGGAAGAGCGCCAGGAAGCTTTATGAACGTGCCCTCAAATTAAGGAAGAACAACCACCACCTCTTCACTA CAACCATTAACTTGAACAGCATGAATGATGGTTGGTTTGGAGCACTGAAGGAGAtaatccagcagcagcagaaccagCTGGTGTGGGTTTCAGAGGGCAAG GCTGACGGGGCAGCTGAGGATGACCTGGACATCCATGACGACCGTCTGTCCTACCTGTCGGCACCGGGCAGTGAGTATTCCATGTACAGCACCGACAGCCGCCACACCTCCGACTACGAGGACACGGACACGGAGGGTGGAGCCTACACCGACCAGGAGCTGGACGAAACACTGAATGATGATGTGGGTCCACCTACGGAGCCTGCCATCACCCGCTCCTCAGAGCCTGTCCGTGAGGACCCGCCTGTCATCCAGGACCCCCCTGGCTACGCTGGCTACCAGCACACAGTGCAGCCGGACCCGCTGAACCGCATCGACCCGGCTGGGTTCAAGGCACCAGCGCAGCAGCAG ATGTTTCAGAAGGATCCATACAGCACAGACAACACAGGGAGAATTGGTCACAGCATGAAGCCTGTGACTTACAACCCTCAGCAGGGATATCACGCTGACCAGCAGCCATACAGAGATTACGACCACCCACCTAGTCGGTATGATGTCAGCAGCAGTGGAGTCAGCAGCGGAGGTGGTTACCCAGAACCAAAGTACCGTAACTTTGACTCTCATGCACCCTACGAGAACAGTGTGCCTCACTACGACCAGCAGCAGTGGAACCCCTACAACCAGCCACTCTCCACTGCCAACTCCCAGGGCTTCGATCCCCGTTTGCCATACGGTGATGGCCCTGAGTCCCAGTACACCCCTCCGCTCCGCTACGACGAGCCTCCACCTCAGCAGGGATTCGACGGACGGCCTCGCTACGGTAAACCAACAGGTCCAGCGCCTGTCCGTTACGATGATCCCCCACCTCCTGCTCCAGCGCATGATCTGCACTACGACCAGGATTCTCACCTGACCACGTACCCCCCAGCTGCCCGCTCCCCAGACCCCGCTGCCCAGCGGCCTGCCTATAACCAGGGACCAGCACCGCAGCAAAAAGGCTTCAAACCTCAGCAGTATGACCCTGCTCCTGTGAACTCTGAAACCAGCCCCACCCCACCTCCCAAAGCAGAGGCCCCCTCACCTTCTCCCACGGATGCTCTAAAGCCTGTCGCTGCCAGAGAAGAGCAACAGGAGGACGACCCCGCCATGCGGCCACAGTCTGTCCTGACGAGGGTCAAGATGTTTGAGAACAAACGCTCCGTGTCCATGGACCGAGCCAGAGATGCAGGGGATTCATCTGGGAACAGG GCTGCTGATTTACCCTTGAAAGCAGGAGGAGTAATCCCCAAAGCTAATTCTCTGAGCAACCTGGATCAAGAGAAAACCTTTAG AGCCCCAGAGCCTCAGAAGCCTCAGTCCAAAGTAGCTGATGACATTGTGCGTTCCAACCATTATGACCCTGATGAGGACGAGGACTTCTACAGGAAACAGCTCTCTTACTTCGACAGGCTCCAGGCTGGCCCCAACAAACCCCAACCACAAGCACAAACAACCCACAGCTACCCCAG gtcagagtctGTGGAGAAACCAAGTCCAGTGGAGAAAAGATATGAGCCAGTTTCCCAGGTGACGCCTTCTCTGCCACCAGCCACACTGCCCAAACCCTCACCTGAAG CCAAGCCTCCCGCCCGAGAGGACACAGTTCAGACCAATTTCCTGCCTCACAAAAGTTTCCCTGAGAAGTCTCCGGTTAATGGCACTAGTGAACAGCCTCCAAAAACTGTCACTAGCACCGGGGCTCCACCAGCATCCAGCTACAACCGCTATGTGCCCAAGCCCTACACCACCTCTGCCAGGCCTTTTGAGCGCAAGTTCGACAGCCCTAAATTCAACCACAACCTTCTGCCCAATGACAAACCAGAGATCGCTCCAAAG GGTCGTACCAGCCCGGTGAAGCCTCAGATACCCCCACAGCCCCAGAACACAGACCCCGACAGCGGCCTGGACACTTTCACACGCACTATGGACCACCGCTCCAAATACCAGCACAATAACATCAACGCTGTGCCCAAGGCCATCCCTGTGAG CCCCAGTGCCCTGGACGATgacgatgatgaagatgagggcCACACAGTGGTTGCAACCGCTCGGGGTATCTTCAACAGTAACGGTGGCGTCCTGAGCTCCATTGAGACAGGCGTTAGCATCATTATCCCACAGGGAGCCATCCCTGACGGCGTGGAGCAGGAGATCTACTTCAAGGTCTGCCGAGACAACAGCATCCTGCCGCCACTCGACAAGGAGAAAG GAGAGACCCTGCTCAGCCCGCTGGTGATGTGTGGACCTCATGGCCTCAAGTTTTTGAAGCCTGTGGAGCTACGCTTACCTCACTGTGCGTCAATGACCCCTGATGGTTGGTCTTTTGCTCTAAAATCCTCCGACTCCTCGTCGG GTGACCCAAAAAGTTGGCAGAACAAGTCTCTCCCCGGCGACCCCAACTACCTGGTGGGAGCcaactgtgtttctgtgctcaTCGACCACTTTTAA